TGATTTTTAATGCGTTTAAACACACGCCTTTTGAAAAAGTACGCGTCGTGATCATCGGGCAAGACCCGTATCACGGGCCCGGCCAAGCCCATGGCCTGAGTTTTTCGGTGCCGCCTGGCACGGCGTTGCCGCCATCACTGCGTAACATTTTCAAAGAGCTTGCGTCGGATTTAGACCTACCCATGCCTGGTAGTGGCGACTTAACGCCTTGGGCCAACCAAGGCGTGCTGTTGCTAAATGCAATCTTGACTGTAGAAATGGCGCAGGCCGGGGCACACCAGAACCGTGGTTGGGAGTTATTCACAGACGCAGCCATTGCCGCATTGAATACTGAAAAAACCGGGTTGGTATTTGTGTTATGGGGCAGCTATGCGCAAAAAAAGGGGGCCTTGATAGACCCCAGCCGACATCTGATTCTGCAATCCGCGCACCCGTCACCTTTGTCTGCGCATCGTGGCTTTTTCGGCTCGCGGCCGTTTTCTGCGATTAATGCCCATTTGCTACGCCAAGGGCAGATGCCGATTGAATGGGCGCTCTAAGGCAGCCCATTCGAGGCCCTGATTACACCAGCTTCCAAGCAATCGTTTGGCCTGCACGCAATGGCACCAAGACATCGTCAGCAAAAGGAATCGTCTCAGGCACCTGCCAAGCGGCCTTGCGCAATGTGATCTGTTCGCGATTTCTTGGCAAACCGTAAAAATCCGCACCAAATTCACTGGCAAAACCTTGCAACCGATCTAGCGCACCCGCTTCTTCAAACGCCTCCGCATACAGCTCAATCGCAGCATGCGCGGTATACATGCCCGCGCAGCCACAACTCGCCTCTTTAGCCGATTTGGGGTGGGGAGCGCTGTCTGTTCCCAGAAAAAACTTACCCGAGCCGGAAATCGCCGCCTGCACCAAGGCTAACCGATGGGTTTCGCGCTTGAGGACCGGCAAGCAATAATGATGTGGACGAATGCCGCCGGTGAACATGGCATTGCGGTTCATGAGCAAATGGTGCGCAGTAATGGTCGCCGCCAAATTGGCTGGACCCGCAGCGACAAACGTAGCAGCGTCTTGGGTAGTGATGTGTTCAAACACGACTTTTAAACCGGGAAAATCTTTGAGTAGCGGCTGCAAATGACGCTCAATAAACACCTTCTCGCGATCAAACACATCGACTTCGCCATCGGTGACTTCGCCGTGGATCAGCAAAGGCATGCCCTGCTTTTCCATCTCAGCCAGCGCGCCGGCACATTTGTGCAGACTGGTGACGCCTGAGTCACTATTAGTGGTTGCGCCTGCGGGATATAACTTGACCGCATGCACAACACCACTGGCACGGGCAGCAACAATTTCTTGCGCGGAGGTATTGTCAGTCAAATATAAAGTCATCAACGGCTCAAACGTAAGCCCAGCTGGCAGTGCTTGTTTGATGCGTTGATAATAAGCAAGCGCAGACGCTGCCGTCGTCACCGGCGGACGCAAGTTTGGCATCACGATAGCCCGCGCAAATTGTTTGGCGGTATCTGGCAAAACGGCTTTCAAGCCATCGCCATCTCGCAGGTGTAAATGCCAGTCATCTGGCCGAGTCAGGGTGAGTTCAGTGATCATGGTTCGTTACCTTGGGATTGTGGGCTTGCTGCTTTGAGCGCAAGCGCCGCTTCATACAATTCGTTTTTTTTCTGACCTGTAATATCGGTCGCCAGCGCCACCGCCTGCTTCAGCGGCAGCT
This Methylophilus medardicus DNA region includes the following protein-coding sequences:
- the ung gene encoding uracil-DNA glycosylase, which codes for MRPPTIAATLPASWQPALGRELTQPYMQSLLAFLQQEEAQGKTIFPPAPLIFNAFKHTPFEKVRVVIIGQDPYHGPGQAHGLSFSVPPGTALPPSLRNIFKELASDLDLPMPGSGDLTPWANQGVLLLNAILTVEMAQAGAHQNRGWELFTDAAIAALNTEKTGLVFVLWGSYAQKKGALIDPSRHLILQSAHPSPLSAHRGFFGSRPFSAINAHLLRQGQMPIEWAL
- the pyrC gene encoding dihydroorotase; this encodes MITELTLTRPDDWHLHLRDGDGLKAVLPDTAKQFARAIVMPNLRPPVTTAASALAYYQRIKQALPAGLTFEPLMTLYLTDNTSAQEIVAARASGVVHAVKLYPAGATTNSDSGVTSLHKCAGALAEMEKQGMPLLIHGEVTDGEVDVFDREKVFIERHLQPLLKDFPGLKVVFEHITTQDAATFVAAGPANLAATITAHHLLMNRNAMFTGGIRPHHYCLPVLKRETHRLALVQAAISGSGKFFLGTDSAPHPKSAKEASCGCAGMYTAHAAIELYAEAFEEAGALDRLQGFASEFGADFYGLPRNREQITLRKAAWQVPETIPFADDVLVPLRAGQTIAWKLV